One Candidatus Cloacimonadota bacterium genomic region harbors:
- the rsxC gene encoding electron transport complex subunit RsxC codes for MQLKTFPGGIHPHDQKHFSKDAAISILPTPNRVIIHLSQHIGAPSAPIVEVGEVVLKGQTIAEATGFVSLAQHASISGKISKIGKFMHPTGVMSTAIEITSDGANRMIDLCDDENFLELEPQTMKERIAAAGLCGMGGAGFPSYVKLSPPADKPIDLVILNGVECEPYLTSDYRLMLERSADILHGLKLIMKVTGAQKGMIGIEANKPDAIAQMTRLCAKEKNLEVVALKMQYPQGAEKQLIFAASGRKVPAGGLPMAVGVVVQNVGTAVAIYEAVRYQKPLIERIISVTGSVVKQPKNILAPIGTLYSELVEFCSGTTEEIGKAISGGPMMGFALPSLDAAITKGSSGLVLLNTTEAKSAAEHTCLRCARCVDVCPMNLMPSMIANAVKYKDLDMAVKAGLNDCIKCGSCAYVCPAQIRLVQWIDTGKIRYAEAQRNK; via the coding sequence ATGCAATTAAAAACCTTTCCTGGGGGTATCCACCCTCACGATCAAAAGCATTTTTCTAAAGACGCAGCCATAAGCATACTTCCCACCCCCAATAGGGTGATAATTCATCTTTCTCAGCACATCGGAGCCCCTTCTGCACCCATTGTTGAAGTGGGTGAGGTTGTACTCAAAGGACAAACTATTGCAGAAGCCACCGGCTTTGTTTCCCTTGCCCAACATGCCTCAATTAGCGGTAAGATAAGCAAAATTGGCAAATTCATGCATCCAACCGGCGTAATGTCCACCGCCATCGAGATTACTTCCGATGGCGCAAACAGAATGATTGATCTTTGCGATGATGAGAACTTCTTGGAGCTTGAACCACAAACCATGAAAGAGCGCATCGCTGCCGCAGGATTATGTGGCATGGGCGGCGCTGGATTCCCTTCCTACGTGAAGCTTTCACCGCCTGCCGATAAGCCCATTGATTTGGTTATTCTGAATGGTGTGGAATGCGAGCCATATCTCACCAGCGACTACCGTCTGATGCTGGAACGCTCCGCAGATATCCTGCACGGACTTAAACTCATAATGAAGGTTACCGGTGCCCAAAAAGGCATGATTGGTATTGAAGCCAATAAACCTGATGCCATTGCCCAGATGACTAGACTTTGCGCCAAAGAGAAGAACCTTGAAGTAGTAGCACTCAAAATGCAATATCCACAGGGAGCTGAGAAGCAATTGATCTTTGCCGCATCTGGAAGAAAAGTGCCAGCCGGGGGACTGCCGATGGCAGTGGGTGTGGTTGTACAAAACGTGGGGACTGCTGTAGCAATATATGAAGCCGTACGCTATCAGAAACCCCTGATCGAACGCATAATTAGCGTTACCGGCTCTGTTGTGAAACAACCCAAAAACATACTTGCTCCCATTGGCACTTTATATAGTGAATTAGTGGAATTCTGCTCTGGCACCACAGAGGAAATTGGTAAGGCTATTTCCGGTGGACCGATGATGGGCTTTGCTTTGCCCTCGTTGGATGCAGCCATAACTAAGGGCAGTAGCGGATTAGTACTGCTCAATACTACGGAAGCCAAATCTGCGGCCGAACATACTTGCCTACGGTGTGCCCGTTGTGTGGATGTCTGCCCCATGAATTTGATGCCTTCAATGATAGCTAATGCCGTAAAGTATAAAGATCTGGATATGGCAGTGAAAGCCGGATTGAACGATTGCATCAAATGTGGAAGCTGCGCTTATGTATGCCCAGCTCAGATACGTTTAGTACAGTGGATCGATACCGGCAAGATTCGCTATGCGGAAGCACAAAGGAATAAGTGA